In one Mycobacterium heckeshornense genomic region, the following are encoded:
- a CDS encoding peroxiredoxin yields MALLTIGDQFPAYRLTALIGGDLSKVDAKQPGDYFTTISSDDYPGKWRVIFFWPKDFTFVCPTEIATFGKLNDEFEDRDAKVLGVSVDSEFVHFHWRVQHEDLKTLPFPMLSDIKRELVTATGALNDEGVADRVTFIVDPDNEIQFVSVTAGSVGRNVDEVLRVLDALQSDELCACNWRKGDPTIDAAAELKKSA; encoded by the coding sequence TCCCCGCCTACCGGCTCACCGCGCTAATCGGCGGCGATCTGTCGAAGGTCGACGCCAAGCAGCCCGGCGACTACTTCACCACCATCTCCAGCGACGACTACCCCGGCAAGTGGCGGGTGATCTTCTTCTGGCCCAAGGACTTTACCTTCGTGTGTCCAACCGAGATCGCGACGTTCGGCAAGCTCAACGACGAGTTCGAGGATCGCGACGCCAAGGTGTTGGGAGTCTCGGTCGACAGCGAATTCGTGCACTTCCACTGGCGGGTCCAGCATGAGGACCTCAAGACACTGCCGTTCCCGATGCTTTCCGACATCAAGCGCGAGCTGGTCACGGCCACGGGAGCGCTCAACGACGAGGGTGTGGCCGACCGGGTGACCTTCATCGTCGACCCGGATAACGAAATCCAGTTCGTCTCGGTGACCGCGGGTTCGGTGGGCCGCAACGTCGACGAAGTGCTGCGCGTGCTCGACGCGCTGCAGTCCGACGAGCTGTGCGCGTGCAACTGGCGCAAGGGCGATCCGACCATCGACGCTGCTGCAGAGCTGAAGAAGTCAGCCTGA
- a CDS encoding carboxymuconolactone decarboxylase family protein encodes MSIENLKSAVPEYAKDLRLNLGSITRTSVLNEEQLWGTLLASAAATRNTQVLTEIGAEAAGYLSAEAYQAALGAAAIMGMNNVFYRGRGFLGGRYDDLRPGLRMNIIANPGVGKANFELWSFAVSSINGCPDCVNAHERALRDEGVGRETIYEALKVAAIVAGVAQAITTAQSLAAAS; translated from the coding sequence ATGAGTATCGAGAACCTCAAGTCCGCGGTGCCCGAATACGCCAAGGACCTCAGGCTCAACCTGGGTTCGATCACCCGCACCAGCGTGCTCAACGAAGAGCAGCTGTGGGGCACCCTGTTAGCCAGTGCGGCAGCGACCCGAAACACCCAGGTGCTCACCGAGATTGGCGCAGAAGCGGCAGGCTACCTGTCCGCCGAGGCCTATCAGGCGGCGCTGGGCGCCGCGGCGATCATGGGTATGAACAACGTGTTCTACCGCGGCCGCGGCTTTCTGGGTGGCCGGTACGACGACCTGCGGCCCGGCCTGCGGATGAACATTATCGCCAATCCCGGTGTCGGCAAGGCCAATTTCGAGCTTTGGTCATTCGCGGTTTCGTCGATCAACGGCTGCCCCGATTGCGTCAACGCGCACGAACGCGCACTGCGCGACGAAGGTGTGGGCCGGGAAACAATCTACGAGGCGTTGAAGGTCGCCGCGATAGTTGCCGGCGTGGCGCAGGCGATCACCACCGCACAGTCGTTGGCCGCCGCCAGCTGA
- a CDS encoding alpha-amylase family protein, with the protein MSAPAWVEQVIWWQVYPLGFVGAFPAQQRPPDPGEHRLRRITAWFDHAITLGASGIALGPIFASRTHGYDTTDHYHIDPRLGDDADFDHVVAEAHRRGLRVLLDGVFNHVGVDFARGSQTWLRDCTFEGHGDLITLNHDNPEVADYTVDVMRHWLQRGADGWRLDAAYAVPQRFWANVLPRVRESHPDAWFVGELIHGDYAAVVAGATFDSVTQYELWKAIWSSLNDRNFYELDWALQRHNTFLSSFAPLTFIGNHDVTRIASRLDHPGHVALAVVILMTVGGVPSVYAGDEFGYQGVKEERLGGDDAVRPEFGSPPLPVDERGAQLWTLHQHLIGLRRRYPWLHAASTATLRLDNRQYVYRTYCGDEALIVALNVDDAPLHTSVPRAQVIAGSGAPPTEIVDTVVVEPHGWRILRPT; encoded by the coding sequence GTGAGCGCGCCGGCGTGGGTCGAGCAGGTGATCTGGTGGCAGGTCTATCCGCTCGGCTTCGTCGGCGCCTTTCCCGCCCAGCAAAGGCCACCGGATCCAGGAGAACACCGGTTGCGGCGCATCACCGCGTGGTTCGACCACGCGATCACCTTGGGCGCGTCGGGTATTGCATTGGGGCCGATCTTCGCTTCGCGCACCCACGGCTACGACACCACCGACCACTACCACATCGACCCTCGGCTCGGCGACGACGCTGATTTCGACCACGTGGTTGCTGAAGCACACCGGCGCGGCCTGCGCGTGCTGCTTGACGGAGTGTTCAACCACGTCGGCGTGGACTTTGCCCGTGGCAGCCAGACGTGGCTGCGCGACTGCACTTTCGAAGGCCACGGCGACCTGATCACGTTGAACCACGACAACCCCGAGGTCGCCGACTACACCGTCGACGTCATGCGGCATTGGCTTCAGCGCGGCGCTGACGGGTGGCGCTTGGACGCGGCCTATGCTGTGCCGCAGCGATTTTGGGCTAACGTGCTGCCGCGAGTGCGTGAGTCGCATCCCGACGCGTGGTTCGTGGGCGAGCTTATTCACGGCGACTACGCCGCGGTGGTCGCAGGAGCCACGTTCGATTCGGTCACCCAATACGAGTTGTGGAAGGCGATCTGGAGCAGCCTCAACGACCGCAATTTCTACGAGCTGGACTGGGCGTTGCAGCGGCACAACACGTTTCTAAGTAGCTTTGCGCCGCTGACGTTTATCGGCAATCACGACGTCACCCGCATCGCCAGCAGGCTCGACCATCCGGGCCACGTAGCGCTTGCCGTGGTGATCCTGATGACGGTCGGCGGCGTTCCCAGCGTCTATGCCGGTGACGAGTTCGGTTATCAGGGCGTCAAAGAGGAGCGGCTCGGCGGCGACGACGCGGTGCGCCCGGAGTTCGGTTCTCCCCCGCTGCCCGTGGACGAGCGCGGGGCGCAATTGTGGACGCTGCACCAGCACCTCATCGGGCTGCGGCGCCGTTACCCGTGGCTGCATGCCGCGTCGACAGCGACGCTGCGGCTGGACAACCGGCAGTACGTGTACCGGACCTACTGCGGCGACGAGGCACTGATCGTGGCGCTCAACGTCGACGACGCGCCGCTGCACACGAGCGTCCCCCGCGCACAGGTGATCGCCGGATCAGGAGCGCCGCCCACGGAAATCGTCGACACGGTCGTCGTGGAACCACACGGCTGGCGCATCCTGCGGCCTACCTGA
- a CDS encoding DUF1810 domain-containing protein, whose product MRSAPDPFDLQRFVDAQAGVYHTVVEELRAGRKRSHWIWFIFPQLAGLGSSPMAARYAISSLEEARAYLAHDILGPRLHECAGLVNAIQGRSIREIFGSPDDLKVRSSMTLFGRATEDNQDFVALLDKYYGGEEDPLTLERLR is encoded by the coding sequence ATGAGATCCGCACCTGATCCCTTCGATCTGCAGCGTTTCGTGGATGCGCAGGCCGGCGTCTACCACACCGTAGTCGAGGAGCTGCGCGCCGGGCGCAAACGCAGCCACTGGATCTGGTTCATCTTTCCGCAGCTGGCCGGGCTGGGCAGCAGCCCGATGGCCGCACGATATGCGATCTCTTCGCTGGAGGAGGCCCGGGCCTATCTTGCCCACGACATCCTCGGGCCGCGTCTGCACGAGTGCGCCGGGCTGGTCAACGCCATCCAGGGCCGATCGATCCGCGAGATTTTCGGCTCTCCCGACGACCTCAAGGTGCGCTCGTCGATGACGCTGTTCGGCCGTGCTACCGAGGACAACCAGGATTTCGTCGCGCTGCTCGACAAGTACTATGGCGGCGAGGAAGACCCGCTGACGCTCGAACGGCTCAGGTAG
- a CDS encoding alpha-hydroxy acid oxidase gives MSPRLHRRLPKVRDLTPLIRIRRPRFDRTQRRLDAALTIDDLRRIAKRRTPQAAFDYADGAAEDEISLARARQAFRDVEFHPAILRDVSTVRTGWDVLGQPVALPFAIAPTGFTRLMHTAGEMAGARAAAAAGIPFSLSTLGSAAIEDVATWIPHGRKWFQLYMWRDRDRSMALVRRAAEAGFDTLLVTVDVPVAGARLRDTRNGMTIPPSLTMRTVLDACFRPRWWFDLLTTEPLAFASLDRWPGTVAEYLDTMFDPSVTFDDVAWVKTQWPGKLVVKGVQTLDDARAVVKVGADGIVLSNHGGRQLDRASVPFHLLPSVARELGGDTVILLDTGIMSGADIVAAIALGARCALIGRAYLYGLMAGGEAGVRRAIEILSGQLTRTMRLLGVTCLEELSPRHVTQLRRLVPLSTA, from the coding sequence ATGTCACCACGGTTGCACAGACGCCTGCCCAAAGTGCGCGACCTTACGCCGCTCATCCGGATCCGCAGGCCTCGGTTCGACCGCACTCAGCGTCGGCTCGATGCTGCCCTGACCATCGACGACCTGCGACGTATCGCCAAGCGCCGCACGCCGCAGGCGGCGTTCGACTACGCCGATGGCGCTGCCGAGGACGAAATCTCGTTAGCTCGTGCGCGGCAAGCCTTCCGTGACGTCGAGTTTCACCCGGCGATCCTGCGCGACGTCAGCACCGTCCGTACCGGCTGGGACGTGCTCGGGCAGCCGGTGGCGTTGCCGTTCGCGATCGCGCCGACCGGCTTCACCCGGTTGATGCACACCGCAGGTGAAATGGCGGGCGCGCGGGCAGCGGCCGCCGCGGGAATCCCGTTTTCACTGTCGACGCTGGGCTCTGCCGCCATCGAGGACGTGGCGACATGGATTCCGCACGGCCGCAAATGGTTTCAGCTCTATATGTGGCGAGACCGTGATCGGTCGATGGCCTTGGTGCGGCGGGCCGCCGAAGCGGGATTCGACACGCTGCTGGTCACCGTCGACGTGCCCGTCGCCGGTGCGCGGCTGCGCGATACCCGCAACGGGATGACGATCCCTCCGTCGTTGACGATGCGCACCGTGCTCGATGCTTGTTTTCGTCCGCGCTGGTGGTTCGACCTCTTGACCACCGAGCCACTGGCGTTCGCATCGCTGGACCGCTGGCCGGGCACGGTCGCCGAATACCTCGACACCATGTTCGACCCCAGTGTCACATTCGACGATGTGGCGTGGGTCAAGACCCAGTGGCCGGGCAAGCTCGTCGTCAAGGGAGTCCAGACCCTCGACGACGCCCGTGCCGTGGTGAAGGTCGGTGCCGACGGCATCGTGTTGTCCAATCACGGCGGGCGCCAACTTGATCGGGCCTCGGTGCCGTTCCATCTGCTGCCCTCGGTGGCGCGCGAGTTGGGCGGCGACACTGTGATCCTGTTAGACACCGGCATCATGTCGGGCGCCGACATCGTTGCCGCGATCGCCCTTGGCGCACGCTGCGCGCTGATCGGACGCGCCTACCTGTACGGGTTGATGGCCGGCGGCGAGGCCGGTGTTCGACGCGCGATCGAAATCCTCTCGGGCCAATTGACCCGCACGATGCGGCTGCTGGGTGTCACGTGCCTAGAGGAGCTGTCACCCAGGCATGTCACGCAATTGCGCCGCCTAGTGCCGTTATCCACAGCGTGA
- the fdhD gene encoding formate dehydrogenase accessory sulfurtransferase FdhD, whose translation MGRVTARRRAQHVSSGGVTARSETLVVEEPLEIRLNGRAIAVTMRTPGSDIELAQGFLLTEGIIAHRDDVVGARYCRGSGPDGTNTYNVLDVSLSPGIAIPDARNFYTTSSCGVCGKASLEALQLTSRYCPGDDPSTISAKTLSALPIRLRGEQAVFASTGGLHAAALFTVDGALLTVREDVGRHNAVDKVIGWAVEHNRIPLTATALLVSGRASFELCQKAVMAGIPVLAAVSAPSSLAVDLASQSGLTLVAFLRGDSMNVYTRADRIQPNPATA comes from the coding sequence ATGGGCAGGGTGACAGCCCGGCGGCGCGCCCAGCACGTCTCCAGCGGCGGTGTGACGGCCCGGTCTGAGACCCTGGTCGTGGAGGAGCCGCTGGAGATCCGGTTGAACGGCCGCGCCATCGCGGTCACGATGCGCACGCCCGGGTCGGACATCGAACTGGCGCAAGGTTTTTTGCTGACCGAAGGAATCATCGCACACCGTGACGACGTGGTCGGGGCGCGATATTGCCGCGGCAGCGGACCGGATGGCACAAACACCTACAACGTGCTCGACGTGTCGCTTTCACCCGGCATTGCGATACCCGATGCCCGTAACTTCTACACCACCTCCTCGTGCGGCGTGTGCGGCAAGGCCTCGCTGGAGGCGCTCCAGCTGACCAGCCGCTACTGTCCGGGCGATGACCCCTCGACCATCAGTGCAAAGACCTTGTCGGCGCTGCCTATTCGGCTCCGCGGGGAGCAGGCGGTATTCGCCAGCACCGGCGGACTGCACGCGGCCGCTTTGTTCACCGTGGACGGCGCCCTGCTGACGGTGCGCGAGGACGTCGGCCGGCACAACGCCGTGGACAAGGTGATCGGCTGGGCGGTGGAGCACAACCGGATACCACTGACCGCGACGGCGTTGCTGGTCAGTGGCCGAGCATCATTCGAACTGTGCCAGAAGGCGGTGATGGCCGGTATTCCCGTGCTGGCAGCGGTATCCGCACCCTCCTCGTTGGCGGTCGACCTCGCCAGCCAGTCGGGTCTGACCCTGGTGGCGTTTCTGCGCGGCGACTCGATGAACGTGTATACCCGCGCCGATCGGATCCAGCCGAATCCTGCTACGGCATAA
- a CDS encoding FdhF/YdeP family oxidoreductase encodes MSKEAHVKPRRRTDIDVSYDEHALATTGPEREAAGLKAVLVSMQRGLASMGPLRTAVSLLRLNQRNGFDCPGCAWPEEPGGRKIAEFCENGAKAVAEEATKRVVTPEFFARHSIADLASRPEYWLSQQGRLTHPMVLRPGDDHYRPISWAAAYRLIADDLRGLDDPNQAVFYTSGRTSNEAAFLYQLMVRSFGTNNLPDCSNMCHESSGAALSETIGIGKGSVSVEDIVHADLIIIAGQNPGTNHPRMLSVLQKAKANGARIVAVNPLPEAGLIRFKDPQKLHGLLGHGVPIADEFVQIRLGGDMALFAGLGRLLLEADDHAPGAVVDRDFIAAYCANFEAYEANTRAIDLDTVVEATGVDRQQLHRVAAMLAASQRTVVCWAMGLTQHRHAVATIAEISNVLLMRGMIGKPGAGLCPVRGHSNVQGDRTMGIWEQMPESFLAALDRRFGIVCPREHGLDTVNAIRAMRDGKARVFMGMGGNFALATPDTAATESALRNCSLTVQVSTKLNRSHVVHGATALILPSLGRTDRDIQNGVKQLVSVEDSMSMVHLSRGSLHPPSDQVRSEVAIVCQLARTLLGPQHPVPWEMFNADYDTIRDAIADVVPGCEDYNTRVRQPDGFQLPHPPRDAREFPTSTGKANFVVNPLQWVPVPPGRLVLQTLRSHDQYNTTIYGLDDRYRGVKGGRRVILVNPADLTAFGLREGDRVDLVSEFTGAYGQVQERRAKDFLVVGYPTPVGNAAAYYPETNSLVALDHVAAKSNTPVSKAIVIRLEPAQWAG; translated from the coding sequence ATAAGCAAGGAGGCACACGTGAAACCACGTCGGCGAACAGATATCGACGTGAGCTACGACGAACACGCGCTGGCCACGACGGGCCCCGAACGCGAAGCCGCCGGCCTCAAGGCGGTGCTGGTGTCGATGCAACGCGGCCTGGCCTCGATGGGCCCGCTGCGCACCGCGGTGTCCCTGCTGCGGCTGAACCAGCGCAACGGGTTCGACTGCCCGGGCTGCGCCTGGCCCGAAGAACCCGGTGGGCGCAAGATTGCGGAGTTCTGCGAGAACGGCGCCAAGGCCGTCGCCGAAGAGGCCACCAAGCGCGTCGTCACGCCCGAGTTCTTCGCCCGGCACTCGATCGCTGACCTGGCGTCGCGGCCGGAGTATTGGCTGTCGCAGCAGGGCCGGCTGACGCATCCGATGGTGTTGCGCCCGGGCGACGATCATTACCGTCCGATCAGCTGGGCGGCGGCCTACCGGTTGATCGCCGACGATCTGCGCGGCCTCGATGATCCCAACCAGGCGGTGTTCTACACCTCGGGACGCACCAGCAACGAGGCCGCATTCCTCTACCAGCTGATGGTGCGCAGCTTTGGCACCAACAACCTGCCGGACTGCTCGAACATGTGCCACGAGTCCTCCGGCGCGGCGCTCAGCGAAACAATCGGGATCGGCAAGGGCTCGGTAAGCGTCGAGGACATCGTCCACGCCGACCTGATCATCATCGCCGGCCAAAACCCCGGCACCAACCATCCGCGGATGCTGTCGGTGCTCCAGAAGGCCAAGGCCAACGGTGCCCGCATCGTCGCGGTCAACCCGTTGCCTGAAGCGGGCCTGATCCGGTTCAAGGATCCCCAAAAGCTACATGGGCTGCTGGGACACGGTGTGCCGATCGCCGACGAATTCGTGCAAATCCGCCTCGGCGGCGATATGGCGCTGTTCGCCGGCCTGGGCAGACTGCTGCTGGAGGCCGACGACCACGCGCCCGGCGCCGTCGTCGACCGGGACTTCATCGCGGCGTACTGTGCGAATTTCGAAGCGTACGAAGCGAATACCCGGGCGATCGACCTCGACACCGTGGTGGAGGCCACCGGCGTCGACCGGCAGCAGCTGCACAGGGTCGCTGCGATGCTGGCCGCGTCGCAACGCACGGTGGTGTGCTGGGCGATGGGGCTGACCCAGCACCGTCACGCCGTGGCCACGATCGCCGAGATCAGCAACGTGCTCCTGATGCGGGGCATGATCGGCAAGCCCGGAGCGGGATTGTGCCCCGTCCGTGGACATTCCAACGTCCAGGGTGACCGGACCATGGGCATCTGGGAGCAGATGCCCGAGTCGTTCCTGGCCGCCTTGGACCGGCGCTTCGGGATCGTCTGCCCGCGTGAGCACGGCCTGGACACCGTTAACGCGATCCGCGCCATGCGCGACGGTAAGGCCAGGGTGTTCATGGGCATGGGCGGCAATTTTGCGCTGGCCACACCGGACACGGCGGCCACCGAGTCCGCTCTGCGGAATTGCTCGTTGACCGTGCAGGTGTCGACGAAGCTTAACCGCAGCCATGTCGTCCACGGCGCGACGGCGCTGATTCTGCCGTCTTTGGGCCGCACCGACCGCGATATCCAAAACGGCGTCAAACAGCTGGTTTCCGTTGAAGATTCGATGTCGATGGTGCATCTGTCGCGGGGCAGCCTGCACCCGCCCAGCGACCAGGTGCGCAGCGAAGTCGCCATCGTCTGCCAGCTGGCCCGCACGCTGCTCGGGCCGCAGCACCCGGTGCCGTGGGAGATGTTCAACGCCGATTACGACACCATCCGAGACGCGATCGCCGACGTGGTGCCGGGCTGCGAGGACTACAACACCAGGGTGCGTCAGCCCGACGGTTTCCAGCTGCCTCACCCGCCGCGCGACGCACGCGAGTTCCCCACCAGCACAGGAAAAGCCAACTTCGTCGTGAACCCGTTGCAGTGGGTGCCGGTGCCGCCCGGCCGGCTGGTGCTGCAGACGCTGCGCAGCCACGATCAGTACAACACCACGATCTACGGCCTGGATGACCGCTATCGTGGCGTCAAGGGTGGTCGCCGGGTGATATTAGTCAACCCGGCCGATTTGACGGCCTTCGGTCTGCGCGAGGGTGACCGTGTCGACCTGGTTTCCGAGTTCACCGGCGCCTACGGGCAGGTACAGGAGCGCCGAGCGAAGGATTTCCTGGTGGTGGGTTATCCGACACCGGTAGGCAACGCTGCCGCGTACTACCCCGAGACCAATTCGCTGGTTGCACTGGATCATGTTGCCGCCAAGTCGAATACGCCGGTATCCAAGGCGATCGTCATCCGGTTGGAGCCTGCGCAATGGGCAGGGTGA
- a CDS encoding nitroreductase family deazaflavin-dependent oxidoreductase, translating to MAAFPTLKRRLVHGVQRRVVNPVGRRLPVTMLETMGRKSGQPRRTAVGGRLIGDQFWMVSEHGEHSDYVRNIKANPAVRVRIHGRWRSGTAHLLPDDDPRQRLRSLPRLNSAAVRAVGTNLLTIRIDLD from the coding sequence ATGGCGGCTTTCCCCACGCTCAAGCGGCGGTTGGTCCACGGAGTTCAGCGTCGCGTCGTCAACCCGGTAGGTCGGCGTTTGCCGGTGACCATGCTAGAGACAATGGGGCGCAAGTCGGGCCAGCCGCGACGCACCGCGGTCGGTGGTCGGCTGATCGGCGACCAGTTCTGGATGGTCTCCGAACACGGCGAGCATTCCGATTACGTCCGCAACATCAAGGCCAACCCGGCGGTACGGGTGCGCATCCATGGGCGGTGGCGCAGCGGCACCGCCCATCTGCTTCCCGACGACGACCCCAGGCAGCGGCTGCGCAGCCTGCCGCGGCTCAACAGCGCCGCCGTGCGCGCGGTCGGCACCAACCTGCTGACCATCCGGATCGACCTGGATTGA
- a CDS encoding endonuclease: MDADKQLVRRLLKIAGTTYAAEAGVRLADKPKPLFQLLVLAMLASKPIDAAIAMRAGRELFKEGLRTPKTVLAADRQTMITVFGRAHYVRYDESSATRLTHIAERVRDEYSGDLRELARRGDHDVRAAARLLTKFNGIGPTGAEIFLREAQDVWTWARPYFDKCATGSAQKLGLPGDPKELGSLAPGENARLAAALVRVSLHDDLHRQVSG; the protein is encoded by the coding sequence ATGGACGCGGATAAACAGTTGGTGCGGCGGCTGCTGAAGATCGCCGGCACCACGTATGCGGCGGAGGCGGGGGTTCGGCTCGCCGACAAGCCCAAGCCGCTGTTTCAACTGCTGGTGCTGGCCATGCTGGCCAGCAAGCCGATCGACGCGGCGATCGCGATGCGCGCCGGGCGGGAACTGTTCAAGGAGGGCCTGCGCACCCCGAAAACCGTCCTGGCGGCGGACCGGCAGACGATGATCACCGTGTTCGGCCGCGCCCATTATGTGCGCTACGACGAAAGCTCGGCCACCCGTCTTACCCACATTGCCGAACGAGTCCGCGACGAGTATTCCGGGGACCTGCGTGAACTCGCCCGCCGCGGTGACCATGATGTGCGGGCGGCTGCCCGGCTGCTGACCAAGTTCAACGGCATCGGGCCGACCGGCGCCGAGATTTTCCTGCGCGAAGCCCAAGACGTGTGGACCTGGGCGCGGCCGTATTTCGACAAGTGCGCCACCGGCAGCGCCCAGAAGCTCGGATTGCCTGGCGATCCGAAGGAATTGGGGTCATTGGCACCCGGTGAGAATGCCCGGCTGGCCGCCGCCTTGGTGCGCGTGTCGCTGCACGACGACCTGCACCGGCAGGTGAGCGGTTGA
- a CDS encoding DUF72 domain-containing protein: protein MTVRIGTSGWSYDHWAGVLYPPGLPPARRLAAYAEMFDTVELNASFYRWPKDSTFASWRDQLPDGFTMSVKAHRGLTHYRRLSAPGPWIERFEGCWRALGDRHGVLLVQLHPEQRRDDERLDFFLAKMPAWIRVAVELRHPSWNDPGVYALLENRNAAYVVMSGAGLACIPRATTDLVYVRMHGPDPESMYAGSYPPKELRRWAKLISDWDAEGKDVWMYFNNDPHGYAVRNALFLRGLLS, encoded by the coding sequence GTGACGGTGCGGATCGGCACGTCGGGATGGTCGTACGACCACTGGGCCGGCGTGCTTTACCCGCCAGGCCTGCCGCCGGCGCGCCGGCTTGCGGCCTACGCCGAGATGTTCGACACCGTCGAGCTCAACGCGAGTTTCTACCGCTGGCCCAAAGATTCGACCTTCGCCAGCTGGCGTGACCAGCTGCCGGACGGGTTCACGATGTCGGTCAAGGCCCATCGTGGGCTGACGCATTACCGTCGACTGAGCGCACCCGGGCCCTGGATCGAGCGGTTCGAGGGCTGCTGGCGGGCTCTCGGTGACCGGCACGGTGTCCTGCTGGTGCAACTGCATCCCGAGCAGCGCCGTGACGACGAGCGGCTGGATTTTTTCCTGGCGAAGATGCCGGCTTGGATTCGGGTCGCCGTCGAGCTGCGGCATCCCTCGTGGAACGATCCCGGCGTCTACGCGTTGCTGGAAAACCGGAACGCCGCGTACGTGGTGATGAGCGGTGCCGGGCTGGCGTGCATCCCACGGGCCACCACCGATTTGGTGTATGTCCGTATGCACGGCCCCGATCCGGAATCGATGTATGCCGGCTCCTACCCGCCCAAGGAGCTGCGGCGGTGGGCGAAGCTGATCAGCGATTGGGACGCCGAGGGCAAAGACGTGTGGATGTATTTCAACAACGATCCGCACGGCTACGCGGTGCGCAACGCACTGTTCTTGCGGGGACTGTTGAGCTGA
- a CDS encoding NAD(P)/FAD-dependent oxidoreductase: MVESSTFVIVGGGLAGAKAAEALRDKGFDGRIVLLCEERHLPYERPPLSKEFLAGKKSLADFTVHDSDWYRDHDVDLRLGVPVSSVDPAGHTVGLSDDTTVRYDKLLLATGSRSRRLPITGSDAGGVYHLRTFDDGSALDSVLSEGTSLAIVGAGWIGLEVAASARQRGVNVTVVETAKQPLMAALGEEVGEVFAALHRDHGVDLRLQAQVDEISTTDGAATGLLLRDGSTIRADAVLVAVGAQPNVELAERAGLATGDGGVLVDASLRTSDPDIYAVGDIAAAEHPLLGTRIRTEHWANALKQPAVAAAGMLGETSEYAELPYFFTDQYDLGMEYVGHAPDYARVVFRGDVAAREFVAFWLDDGGRVLAGMNVNIWDVLDDVKALVRSRAPVETAKLTDPKVPLGELV; encoded by the coding sequence ATGGTCGAGTCGAGCACTTTTGTCATCGTCGGTGGTGGGCTAGCTGGCGCGAAAGCAGCAGAAGCTTTGCGCGACAAGGGTTTTGATGGTCGAATTGTTCTGTTGTGTGAAGAACGGCATCTTCCGTACGAGCGCCCGCCGCTGTCGAAGGAGTTTCTGGCCGGGAAGAAGTCGCTGGCCGACTTCACCGTGCATGATTCCGACTGGTACCGCGACCACGACGTCGACCTACGACTCGGTGTGCCTGTGTCGTCGGTGGATCCGGCCGGCCACACCGTCGGGCTGTCGGATGACACCACGGTCCGATACGACAAGCTGCTGCTGGCCACCGGGTCACGTTCGCGGCGCCTGCCGATAACGGGATCCGATGCTGGCGGCGTGTACCATCTGCGGACATTCGACGATGGCTCGGCGCTGGATTCTGTTCTGTCCGAGGGGACTTCGTTGGCTATTGTTGGAGCCGGCTGGATCGGTCTGGAGGTGGCCGCCAGCGCTCGTCAGCGTGGCGTGAACGTCACCGTGGTCGAGACCGCCAAACAACCGCTGATGGCCGCGCTCGGTGAAGAAGTCGGCGAAGTATTCGCCGCGTTGCATCGCGACCACGGCGTGGATCTTCGGTTGCAGGCGCAGGTGGACGAGATTTCCACCACGGACGGTGCGGCCACCGGGCTGCTTCTCCGCGACGGGTCGACGATCCGCGCCGACGCCGTGTTGGTGGCCGTTGGTGCGCAACCCAACGTTGAGCTGGCCGAGCGGGCCGGATTGGCGACGGGTGACGGCGGGGTGCTGGTGGACGCGTCGTTGCGCACCAGCGATCCCGACATCTACGCCGTCGGCGACATCGCCGCCGCCGAGCATCCGCTGTTGGGTACCCGGATCCGCACCGAGCACTGGGCGAATGCGCTCAAACAGCCGGCGGTGGCCGCGGCCGGCATGCTGGGCGAGACGAGTGAATACGCCGAGCTGCCCTACTTCTTCACCGATCAGTACGACCTGGGCATGGAGTATGTCGGCCACGCGCCCGACTATGCGCGGGTGGTGTTTCGCGGCGATGTGGCCGCCCGCGAGTTCGTCGCCTTCTGGCTCGACGACGGCGGGCGGGTGCTGGCCGGGATGAACGTCAACATCTGGGATGTGCTCGACGATGTCAAAGCTCTGGTCCGGTCCCGGGCTCCGGTGGAGACAGCGAAGCTGACCGATCCGAAGGTGCCGCTGGGCGAACTTGTTTGA